The proteins below are encoded in one region of Drosophila virilis strain 15010-1051.87 chromosome 6, Dvir_AGI_RSII-ME, whole genome shotgun sequence:
- the Asator gene encoding tau-tubulin kinase homolog Asator isoform X1 — translation MHLQETHKNDENVAQPQKNLKAHTKDNRQRPHIDTSPKYIDPNIVRLQPPPPPSKPPPTIEPGSLHAYFLQNIRTGARTGLVPVADNSEDRRIHYPNALQRSATLPAKHNRLGVRSRVTFKVPSTAAQTPSAAIERSSNVPSGGHQAAQKETSKMTSEDLLQPGHVVKERWKVVRKIGGGGFGEIYEGQDLITREQVALKVESARQPKQVLKMEVAVLKKLQGKEHVCRFIGCGRNDRFNYVVMQLQGKNLAELRRAQPRGAFSLSTTLRLGLQILKAIESIHSVGFLHRDIKPSNFSVGRLPYNCRRVYMLDFGLARQYTTGTGEVRCPRAAAGFRGTVRYASINAHRNREMGRHDDLWSLFYMLVEFVNGQLPWRKIKDKEQVGLTKEKYDHRILLKHLPSDLKQFLEHIQSLTYADRPDYAMLIGLFERCMKRRGVKEADPYDWEKVDTATVGNINASTNAIPTPAKNEYMHGNVTQMTVAASNASGTEYVRKRNDIDTAQMASTEPLHIKEKVDKNCNATMTPQATADCAVQNVNSGIQNTTLPKQQHQQQQQLVLVANTSIAIPNLPSALIKSSTVGIVNHEVSGSTHNAQLKSTHGKRCQPQTVSGSYTASNQNNSAPVYYPESKIVPSALTKTATVDSHKDNNFATDNDLKQKNNKQICVEGATSRSLGGEQQSLTSKPTKMESLELSVVKHQQIVGEKSSDSKRSSIGDQKSTYGRLRVLAAPPIGSLEMAKLSDQENREINAICNNGSLTPKTVICPRDQMLIGLAGTTISPTNRRSATSTNLRLSSLLSSSGGAGGTGSGPITTHAKSSTAGDHSVTQFALIDDENVSALQQVTKGGGALTLASQWKSQFDDSEDTTDNEWKQEPQSQPNLDQFTKADVSLPLIRRTSNLPVTRKAKQSENQNVKRYTLNIAGIENYETLQMSIPHCWSEPAMGNVLRKELEPPAVQQAAFDDTVYRMDIARNVCVRESLSENAPLSNQKASTNFSTITSFKDAAADVHSRNSNKNQATCEHRNSLPNVCLIDIFDEKSADPNTNQTANTHIELQDSPNRTNNAVAAVPWCVKTTFCQRSHLPPPDTLDMHCHQQVNRVTSDAAIQGNNGCVSGRLEIRVIPKENSHIDDSVYYDALAATTKTSINAYKVSKQDVSGDMQVFDLNDKMSVNCDDKEMAAATISAFTNRTANCHALVTQEVLETANDFSSCKNQFADEGIKCTAESQIAPLVAQTKPDDSNPLVSSRIEGGALDIADGGCEVPLCTPSKIPVLTSNLRQAKCASWSGVDTTAAAAMDESQGTQIHHEIQTPAVDPSRTHYSNALQNSPNIMDLTPGLRRRRESTEGKYVTDPTQLNLRFQRPQARISSRTRGVPTTTMLSNFDDLSTDISNDQAGREICEDNTSFGTLSCKLAAAATNSTVVSHNTARNQNSVEPSIRNDISPPPGDPKIENSARLRRYRHNIE, via the exons AAATGACGAAAATGTCGCCCAGCCACAAAAAAACCTCAAAGCTCACACCAAAGACAATCGGCAGAGACCGCACATTGATACTAGCCCCAAATATATAGATCCGAACATAGTGCGATTGCAGCCCCCGCCCCCGCCATCAAAGCCGCCACCAACTATAGAGCCTGGCTCACTGCACGCATACTTTCTCCAAAATATTCGCACTGGTGCGAGGACAGGCCTAGTTCCTGTTGCTGATAACTCAGAAGATCGACGAATTCATTATCCAAATGCATTGCAGCGATCTGCAACATTACCAGCGAAACATAATCGTCTAGGAGTGCGCAGTCGTGTTACCTTTAAGGTTCCATCAACGGCAGCCCAAACCCCATCGGCTGCAATAGAAAGGAGCAGCAACGTACCAAGTGGTGGTCACCAAGCAGCGCAAAAGGAAACCAGCAAAATGACGTCCGAGGACCTATTGCAGCCGGGACATGTCGTCAAGGAGCGCTGGAAG GTTGTGAGAAAAATTGGAGGTGGCGGCTTTGGTGAAATTTACGAGGGCCAAGACTTAATCACACGTGAGCAGGTGGCACTCAAGGTCGAGTCCGCCCGCCAACCGAAACAAGTACTCAAAATGGAAGTGGCCGTGCTAAAGAAACTGCAAGGAAAGGAACACGTTTGCCGGTTTATTGGATGCGGCCGTAATGATCGCTTTAATTACGTGGTCATGCAGCTGCAGGGAAAAAACTTGGCCGAGTTGAGACGCGCCCAGCCGCGGGGCGCATTTTCCCTCAGCACAACACTCAGGCTGGGCTTGCAAATTCTAAAAGCAATTGAATCTATACACTCGGTTGGCTTCCTTCACCGCGACATTAAGCCG AGCAACTTTTCTGTGGGGCGCTTGCCATATAATTGCCGGCGCGTTTACATGCTCGACTTTGGATTGGCGCGCCAATATACGACTGGGACAGGAGAGGTCCGGTGTCCCCGAGCAGCGGCTGGATTTCGAGGCACTGTGCGCTACGCCTCAATAAATGCACATCGCAATCGTGAAATGGGGCGACATGACGATCTGTGGTCTCTATTTTATATGCTAGTTGAATTCGTGAATGGCCAGTTGCCGTGGCGAAAGATAAAAGACAAGGAACAAGTTGGATTAACAAAGGAAAAATATGACCATAGAATATTATTAAAACATCTTCCGTCGGACCTGAAACAATTCTTAGAGCACATACAATCACTCACGTACGCAGACAGGCCAGATTATGCG ATGTTAATTGGCCTATTCGAGCGCTGTATGAAACGGCGCGGCGTAAAAGAGGCCGATCCGTACGACTGGGAGAAGGTGGACACGGCCACAGTTGGCAATATAAATGCATCGACAAACGCAATCCCAACTCCGgctaaaaatgaatatatgcaCGGTAATGTTACCCAAATGACGGTAGCCGCTTCCAATGCCAGCGGCACAGAATAT GTACGGAAGCGAAACGATATCGATACTGCTCAGATGGCCTCAACGGAACCTCTTCATATCAAGGAAAAG GTTGATAAAAACTGCAACGCAACAATGACTCCCCAAGCGACTGCAGACTGTGCCGTGCAGAATGTGAATTCAGGCATTCAAAATACAACATTACCaaaacaacagcatcagcagcagcaacaacttgtCCTGGTCGCAAATACGTCGATAGCTATTCCGAATCTGCCCAGTGCACTTATCAAATCGTCGACAGTGGGCATTGTCAACCATGAAGTGTCCGGCAGCACGCACAATGCGCAGTTGAAGTCAACTCATGGCAAGCGCTGTCAGCCTCAGACCGTGTCCGGCTCTTATACGGCATCAAATCAAAACAACTCGGCGCCAGTTTAT TATCCGGAGAGCAAAATTGTGCCAAGTGCTTTAACAAAAACGGCAACAGTTGACAGTCACAAGGACAATAATTTTGCAACCGACAACGATCTgaagcaaaaaaataacaaacagaTTTGTGTCGAGGGTGCAACCAGCCGATCTCTGGGCGGGGAACAGCAGTCGCTAACGAGCAAGCCAACAAAAATGGAATCCCTAGAATTATCTGTGGTAAAACACCAGCAAATTGTCGGAGAGAAGAGCTCCGACAGCAAGCGATCCTCCATTGGCGATCAAAAATCGACCTATGGTCGCCTGCGGGTTCTGGCCGCGCCGCCAATTGGCAGCCTCGAGATGGCCAAATTAAGTGATCAGGAGAATCGAGAGATTAATGCAATTTGCAACAATGGCAGTCTAACGCCCAAGACGGTTATCTGTCCACGTGACCAGATGTTAATTGGATTAGCTGGCACTACTATATCGCCAACCAATCGCCGCTCGGCAACCTCAACCAACCTGCGTCTGTCGTCCCTGCTCAGCAGCAGTGGCGGTGCTGGTGGCACTGGCTCCGGACCCATTACCACCCATGCCAAGAGCAGCACGGCTGGCGACCATTCGGTCACCCAGTTCGCTTTAATCGACGATGAGAATGTGTCGGCGCTTCAGCAGGTAACAAAGGGCGGTGGGGCCCTAACGCTGGCCTCCCAATGGAAGAGTCAGTTCGACGATTCCGAAGACACCACGGACAACGAATGGAAGCAGGAGCCACAG TCACAGCCAAATTTGGATCAATTTACCAAAGCAGATGTGTCATTGCCGTTAATACGCCGAACCTCTAATTTACCCGTAACTCGTAAAGCAAAACAATCCGAGAATCAAAACGTTAAGAG ATACACGCTTAACATAGCTGGAATTGAGAACTATGAGACCTTGCAAATGTCCATACCGCACTGCTGGTCCGAGCCTGCAATGGGTAATGTATTACGCAAAGAGTTAGAGCCACCTGCTGTCCAGCAAGCAGCCTTTGATGACACT GTGTATCGCATGGATATAGCGAGAAACGTTTGTGTTCGGGAATCTCTATCGGAAAACGCGCCATTGTCGAACCAAAAGGCCTCGACTAATTTCTCCACAATTACATCATTCAAGGATGCCGCTGCTGATGTCCATTCGCGGaactcaaataaaaatcaagccACATGCGAGCATCGCAACAGCCTTCCCAACGTATGCCTGATAGATATTTTTGATGAAAAGTCGGCTGACCCAAATACAAACCAAACCGCAAATACGCATATTGAACTCCAGGATTCCCCCAACAGGACGAACAATGCAGTTGCAGCAGTGCCTTGGTGTgttaaaacaacattttgccaGAGGAGCCACCTACCGCCTCCAGATACACTGGATATGCACTGTCATCAGCAGGTTAACCGAGTGACCAGTGATGCAGCTATTCAGGGTAACAACGGTTGTGTTAGCGGACGACTTGAAATTCGTGTCATTCCGAAAG AAAATTCGCACATAGACGACTCTGTCTACTACGATGCCTTAGCAGCCACTACTAAAACATCTATAAACGCTTACAAAGTTTCTAAACAGGACGTATCTGGTGATATGCAAGTTTTTGACCTAAATGATAAGATGTCAGTAAACTGTGATGATAAAGAaatggcagctgcaacaatttCTGCCTTCACAAATCGAACTGCTAACTGTCATGCACTTGTTACCCAAGAGGTGCTTGAGACGGCCAACGATTTTAGTTCCTGCAAAAATCAGTTTGCCGATGAAGGAATCAAGTGCACTGCTGAAAGCCAGATTGCTCCCCTAGTTGCCCAGACGAAGCCCGATGACTCGAATCCTCTTGTCAGTAGCCGAATCGAAGGCGGAGCCTTGGATATAGCTGACGGTGGATGTGAAGTGCCATTGTGTACCCCTAGCAAGATTCCTGTGCTTACTTCCAATTTACGTCAAGCGAAATGTGCCTCTTGGAGTGGAGTCGACACaacggctgcagcagcaatggATGAGTCTCAGGGAACACAAATTCATCACGAGATTCAAACACCCGCTGTGGACCCTTCCCGAACTCATTATTCTAATGCATTACAAAATTCTCCAAATATTATGGATCTAACACCAG GTTTGCGTCGCCGTCGTGAATCTACAGAAGGAAAGTACGTGACAGATCCCACACAATTAAATCTAAGATTTCAACGACCACAAGCTCGGATCTCTAGTAG AACTCGCGGGGTTCCTACTACAACAATGTTGAGCAATTTTGATGATCTATCTACGGATATCAGTAATGATCAGGCTGGCAGGGAAATCTGTGAAGACAATACTAGCTTTGGAACCTTATCGTGTAagctagcagcagcagcaactaacTCAACCGTAGTCTCACACAATACGGCACGGAATCAAAATTCAGTCGAGCCTTCAATACGGAATGATATTTCGCCTCCACCGGGCGATcccaaaatagaaaatagtGCACGCCTTCGTCGCTACCGGCATAACATAGAATAA
- the Asator gene encoding tau-tubulin kinase homolog Asator isoform X2 codes for MHLQETHKNDENVAQPQKNLKAHTKDNRQRPHIDTSPKYIDPNIVRLQPPPPPSKPPPTIEPGSLHAYFLQNIRTGARTGLVPVADNSEDRRIHYPNALQRSATLPAKHNRLGVRSRVTFKVPSTAAQTPSAAIERSSNVPSGGHQAAQKETSKMTSEDLLQPGHVVKERWKVVRKIGGGGFGEIYEGQDLITREQVALKVESARQPKQVLKMEVAVLKKLQGKEHVCRFIGCGRNDRFNYVVMQLQGKNLAELRRAQPRGAFSLSTTLRLGLQILKAIESIHSVGFLHRDIKPSNFSVGRLPYNCRRVYMLDFGLARQYTTGTGEVRCPRAAAGFRGTVRYASINAHRNREMGRHDDLWSLFYMLVEFVNGQLPWRKIKDKEQVGLTKEKYDHRILLKHLPSDLKQFLEHIQSLTYADRPDYAMLIGLFERCMKRRGVKEADPYDWEKVDTATVGNINASTNAIPTPAKNEYMHGNVTQMTVAASNASGTEYVRKRNDIDTAQMASTEPLHIKEKVDKNCNATMTPQATADCAVQNVNSGIQNTTLPKQQHQQQQQLVLVANTSIAIPNLPSALIKSSTVGIVNHEVSGSTHNAQLKSTHGKRCQPQTVSGSYTASNQNNSAPVYYPESKIVPSALTKTATVDSHKDNNFATDNDLKQKNNKQICVEGATSRSLGGEQQSLTSKPTKMESLELSVVKHQQIVGEKSSDSKRSSIGDQKSTYGRLRVLAAPPIGSLEMAKLSDQENREINAICNNGSLTPKTVICPRDQMLIGLAGTTISPTNRRSATSTNLRLSSLLSSSGGAGGTGSGPITTHAKSSTAGDHSVTQFALIDDENVSALQQVTKGGGALTLASQWKSQFDDSEDTTDNEWKQEPQSQPNLDQFTKADVSLPLIRRTSNLPVTRKAKQSENQNVKRYTLNIAGIENYETLQMSIPHCWSEPAMGNVLRKELEPPAVQQAAFDDTVYRMDIARNVCVRESLSENAPLSNQKASTNFSTITSFKDAAADVHSRNSNKNQATCEHRNSLPNVCLIDIFDEKSADPNTNQTANTHIELQDSPNRTNNAVAAVPWCVKTTFCQRSHLPPPDTLDMHCHQQVNRVTSDAAIQGNNGCVSGRLEIRVIPKVSKQDVSGDMQVFDLNDKMSVNCDDKEMAAATISAFTNRTANCHALVTQEVLETANDFSSCKNQFADEGIKCTAESQIAPLVAQTKPDDSNPLVSSRIEGGALDIADGGCEVPLCTPSKIPVLTSNLRQAKCASWSGVDTTAAAAMDESQGTQIHHEIQTPAVDPSRTHYSNALQNSPNIMDLTPGLRRRRESTEGKYVTDPTQLNLRFQRPQARISSRTRGVPTTTMLSNFDDLSTDISNDQAGREICEDNTSFGTLSCKLAAAATNSTVVSHNTARNQNSVEPSIRNDISPPPGDPKIENSARLRRYRHNIE; via the exons AAATGACGAAAATGTCGCCCAGCCACAAAAAAACCTCAAAGCTCACACCAAAGACAATCGGCAGAGACCGCACATTGATACTAGCCCCAAATATATAGATCCGAACATAGTGCGATTGCAGCCCCCGCCCCCGCCATCAAAGCCGCCACCAACTATAGAGCCTGGCTCACTGCACGCATACTTTCTCCAAAATATTCGCACTGGTGCGAGGACAGGCCTAGTTCCTGTTGCTGATAACTCAGAAGATCGACGAATTCATTATCCAAATGCATTGCAGCGATCTGCAACATTACCAGCGAAACATAATCGTCTAGGAGTGCGCAGTCGTGTTACCTTTAAGGTTCCATCAACGGCAGCCCAAACCCCATCGGCTGCAATAGAAAGGAGCAGCAACGTACCAAGTGGTGGTCACCAAGCAGCGCAAAAGGAAACCAGCAAAATGACGTCCGAGGACCTATTGCAGCCGGGACATGTCGTCAAGGAGCGCTGGAAG GTTGTGAGAAAAATTGGAGGTGGCGGCTTTGGTGAAATTTACGAGGGCCAAGACTTAATCACACGTGAGCAGGTGGCACTCAAGGTCGAGTCCGCCCGCCAACCGAAACAAGTACTCAAAATGGAAGTGGCCGTGCTAAAGAAACTGCAAGGAAAGGAACACGTTTGCCGGTTTATTGGATGCGGCCGTAATGATCGCTTTAATTACGTGGTCATGCAGCTGCAGGGAAAAAACTTGGCCGAGTTGAGACGCGCCCAGCCGCGGGGCGCATTTTCCCTCAGCACAACACTCAGGCTGGGCTTGCAAATTCTAAAAGCAATTGAATCTATACACTCGGTTGGCTTCCTTCACCGCGACATTAAGCCG AGCAACTTTTCTGTGGGGCGCTTGCCATATAATTGCCGGCGCGTTTACATGCTCGACTTTGGATTGGCGCGCCAATATACGACTGGGACAGGAGAGGTCCGGTGTCCCCGAGCAGCGGCTGGATTTCGAGGCACTGTGCGCTACGCCTCAATAAATGCACATCGCAATCGTGAAATGGGGCGACATGACGATCTGTGGTCTCTATTTTATATGCTAGTTGAATTCGTGAATGGCCAGTTGCCGTGGCGAAAGATAAAAGACAAGGAACAAGTTGGATTAACAAAGGAAAAATATGACCATAGAATATTATTAAAACATCTTCCGTCGGACCTGAAACAATTCTTAGAGCACATACAATCACTCACGTACGCAGACAGGCCAGATTATGCG ATGTTAATTGGCCTATTCGAGCGCTGTATGAAACGGCGCGGCGTAAAAGAGGCCGATCCGTACGACTGGGAGAAGGTGGACACGGCCACAGTTGGCAATATAAATGCATCGACAAACGCAATCCCAACTCCGgctaaaaatgaatatatgcaCGGTAATGTTACCCAAATGACGGTAGCCGCTTCCAATGCCAGCGGCACAGAATAT GTACGGAAGCGAAACGATATCGATACTGCTCAGATGGCCTCAACGGAACCTCTTCATATCAAGGAAAAG GTTGATAAAAACTGCAACGCAACAATGACTCCCCAAGCGACTGCAGACTGTGCCGTGCAGAATGTGAATTCAGGCATTCAAAATACAACATTACCaaaacaacagcatcagcagcagcaacaacttgtCCTGGTCGCAAATACGTCGATAGCTATTCCGAATCTGCCCAGTGCACTTATCAAATCGTCGACAGTGGGCATTGTCAACCATGAAGTGTCCGGCAGCACGCACAATGCGCAGTTGAAGTCAACTCATGGCAAGCGCTGTCAGCCTCAGACCGTGTCCGGCTCTTATACGGCATCAAATCAAAACAACTCGGCGCCAGTTTAT TATCCGGAGAGCAAAATTGTGCCAAGTGCTTTAACAAAAACGGCAACAGTTGACAGTCACAAGGACAATAATTTTGCAACCGACAACGATCTgaagcaaaaaaataacaaacagaTTTGTGTCGAGGGTGCAACCAGCCGATCTCTGGGCGGGGAACAGCAGTCGCTAACGAGCAAGCCAACAAAAATGGAATCCCTAGAATTATCTGTGGTAAAACACCAGCAAATTGTCGGAGAGAAGAGCTCCGACAGCAAGCGATCCTCCATTGGCGATCAAAAATCGACCTATGGTCGCCTGCGGGTTCTGGCCGCGCCGCCAATTGGCAGCCTCGAGATGGCCAAATTAAGTGATCAGGAGAATCGAGAGATTAATGCAATTTGCAACAATGGCAGTCTAACGCCCAAGACGGTTATCTGTCCACGTGACCAGATGTTAATTGGATTAGCTGGCACTACTATATCGCCAACCAATCGCCGCTCGGCAACCTCAACCAACCTGCGTCTGTCGTCCCTGCTCAGCAGCAGTGGCGGTGCTGGTGGCACTGGCTCCGGACCCATTACCACCCATGCCAAGAGCAGCACGGCTGGCGACCATTCGGTCACCCAGTTCGCTTTAATCGACGATGAGAATGTGTCGGCGCTTCAGCAGGTAACAAAGGGCGGTGGGGCCCTAACGCTGGCCTCCCAATGGAAGAGTCAGTTCGACGATTCCGAAGACACCACGGACAACGAATGGAAGCAGGAGCCACAG TCACAGCCAAATTTGGATCAATTTACCAAAGCAGATGTGTCATTGCCGTTAATACGCCGAACCTCTAATTTACCCGTAACTCGTAAAGCAAAACAATCCGAGAATCAAAACGTTAAGAG ATACACGCTTAACATAGCTGGAATTGAGAACTATGAGACCTTGCAAATGTCCATACCGCACTGCTGGTCCGAGCCTGCAATGGGTAATGTATTACGCAAAGAGTTAGAGCCACCTGCTGTCCAGCAAGCAGCCTTTGATGACACT GTGTATCGCATGGATATAGCGAGAAACGTTTGTGTTCGGGAATCTCTATCGGAAAACGCGCCATTGTCGAACCAAAAGGCCTCGACTAATTTCTCCACAATTACATCATTCAAGGATGCCGCTGCTGATGTCCATTCGCGGaactcaaataaaaatcaagccACATGCGAGCATCGCAACAGCCTTCCCAACGTATGCCTGATAGATATTTTTGATGAAAAGTCGGCTGACCCAAATACAAACCAAACCGCAAATACGCATATTGAACTCCAGGATTCCCCCAACAGGACGAACAATGCAGTTGCAGCAGTGCCTTGGTGTgttaaaacaacattttgccaGAGGAGCCACCTACCGCCTCCAGATACACTGGATATGCACTGTCATCAGCAGGTTAACCGAGTGACCAGTGATGCAGCTATTCAGGGTAACAACGGTTGTGTTAGCGGACGACTTGAAATTCGTGTCATTCCGAAAG TTTCTAAACAGGACGTATCTGGTGATATGCAAGTTTTTGACCTAAATGATAAGATGTCAGTAAACTGTGATGATAAAGAaatggcagctgcaacaatttCTGCCTTCACAAATCGAACTGCTAACTGTCATGCACTTGTTACCCAAGAGGTGCTTGAGACGGCCAACGATTTTAGTTCCTGCAAAAATCAGTTTGCCGATGAAGGAATCAAGTGCACTGCTGAAAGCCAGATTGCTCCCCTAGTTGCCCAGACGAAGCCCGATGACTCGAATCCTCTTGTCAGTAGCCGAATCGAAGGCGGAGCCTTGGATATAGCTGACGGTGGATGTGAAGTGCCATTGTGTACCCCTAGCAAGATTCCTGTGCTTACTTCCAATTTACGTCAAGCGAAATGTGCCTCTTGGAGTGGAGTCGACACaacggctgcagcagcaatggATGAGTCTCAGGGAACACAAATTCATCACGAGATTCAAACACCCGCTGTGGACCCTTCCCGAACTCATTATTCTAATGCATTACAAAATTCTCCAAATATTATGGATCTAACACCAG GTTTGCGTCGCCGTCGTGAATCTACAGAAGGAAAGTACGTGACAGATCCCACACAATTAAATCTAAGATTTCAACGACCACAAGCTCGGATCTCTAGTAG AACTCGCGGGGTTCCTACTACAACAATGTTGAGCAATTTTGATGATCTATCTACGGATATCAGTAATGATCAGGCTGGCAGGGAAATCTGTGAAGACAATACTAGCTTTGGAACCTTATCGTGTAagctagcagcagcagcaactaacTCAACCGTAGTCTCACACAATACGGCACGGAATCAAAATTCAGTCGAGCCTTCAATACGGAATGATATTTCGCCTCCACCGGGCGATcccaaaatagaaaatagtGCACGCCTTCGTCGCTACCGGCATAACATAGAATAA